In Streptomyces sp. NBC_00878, a single window of DNA contains:
- a CDS encoding SDR family oxidoreductase: protein MGNFLAGKVVAVTGAGRGIGRAVALSAAAEGARVVVNDYGVSIEGAEPTSEIADAVVKEIEAADGSAVAVADDISTMAGGQRVVDTALETYGQLDGVVCVAGILRERMLFNMSEEEWDPVIATHLKGTFTVFRAASAVMRRQGSGTLIGFTSGNHQGSVSQANYSAAKGGIISLVRSAALGLHKYGVTANAVAPVARTRMSANVPMELKEIGEPEDVAALVVYLLSERAREERITGQVYTIAGPKIAVWAQPRELRSGYAEGAAWTPERIADFLPGTVGVDPMPLLERVEEMARAAARTARRAAGQE, encoded by the coding sequence GTGGGGAACTTCTTGGCAGGCAAGGTCGTCGCCGTGACCGGGGCGGGCCGGGGCATCGGGCGCGCGGTGGCGCTGTCGGCCGCGGCCGAGGGCGCACGGGTCGTCGTCAACGACTACGGGGTGTCGATCGAGGGCGCGGAACCGACCAGCGAGATCGCCGACGCCGTGGTCAAGGAGATCGAGGCGGCCGACGGAAGCGCGGTCGCGGTGGCCGACGACATCTCGACGATGGCGGGCGGACAGCGGGTCGTCGACACGGCACTGGAGACGTACGGGCAACTCGACGGGGTCGTGTGCGTGGCCGGGATCCTGCGCGAGCGGATGCTCTTCAACATGTCCGAGGAGGAGTGGGATCCGGTCATCGCCACGCACCTGAAGGGCACGTTCACGGTCTTCCGCGCGGCGTCCGCCGTGATGCGGCGGCAGGGCTCCGGCACGCTCATCGGCTTCACCAGCGGCAACCACCAGGGGTCCGTCTCCCAGGCCAACTACAGCGCCGCGAAGGGCGGGATCATCTCGCTCGTACGGAGCGCCGCGCTCGGGCTCCACAAGTACGGGGTCACGGCGAACGCGGTCGCGCCGGTCGCCCGTACGCGCATGTCGGCGAACGTGCCGATGGAGTTGAAGGAGATCGGCGAGCCCGAGGATGTGGCCGCGCTCGTGGTGTACCTGCTGTCCGAGCGGGCGCGGGAGGAGCGGATCACCGGGCAGGTCTACACCATCGCGGGGCCGAAGATCGCGGTGTGGGCGCAGCCGAGGGAACTCCGTTCGGGGTACGCGGAGGGGGCGGCGTGGACGCCGGAGAGGATCGCGGACTTTCTGCCGGGGACGGTGGGGGTGGATCCGATGCCGTTGCTTGAGCGGGTGGAGGAGATGGCGCGGGCCGCTGCGCGAACTGCGCGGCGCGCGGCTGGGCAGGAGTGA
- a CDS encoding LacI family DNA-binding transcriptional regulator translates to MDNSGTRRVTLDDIAQAAGVHKSTVSRALRSTGGGPHALRIRELAAELGWMPDLIAAGLRNQRMQLIGILVPRLTDQVLSTIFEGIDHALAQQGWQAVVASTWDDPARQRSRARMLLAHRVDGLIVADNREDNPYIVDVASHGVPILLVNRSYPGFPSITCDDELGGRLAADHLIDLGHRRLGVIAGMPYARSLANRVRGFRDAARARGVDVDDELIVHSTIYPSAGREAGARLLALPHPPTAFFAVNDAAAIGLMGLLRERGRTVGDDVSVIGFNDVPEAAELHVPLTTVRSPMRALGSAAAAEVLRMVEGQTVHSQVLPTELIRRASTGQAPVSA, encoded by the coding sequence GTGGACAACTCGGGTACACGCAGAGTCACGCTCGATGACATTGCCCAGGCAGCCGGCGTGCACAAATCGACGGTGTCGCGGGCCCTGCGCTCGACCGGCGGAGGGCCTCATGCGCTCCGCATCAGGGAACTGGCCGCGGAACTGGGATGGATGCCCGACCTGATCGCGGCCGGCCTGCGCAACCAGCGCATGCAATTGATCGGGATTCTGGTTCCCCGGCTCACCGACCAGGTACTGTCCACGATCTTCGAGGGCATCGACCACGCACTGGCCCAGCAAGGTTGGCAAGCGGTCGTGGCAAGCACCTGGGACGATCCCGCGCGGCAACGCTCGCGAGCGAGGATGCTGCTCGCCCACCGGGTGGACGGACTGATCGTGGCGGACAACCGGGAAGACAACCCGTACATCGTCGATGTCGCCAGCCACGGCGTCCCGATACTGCTGGTGAACCGTTCCTACCCCGGGTTTCCGTCGATCACCTGCGACGACGAACTCGGCGGAAGACTCGCGGCCGACCACCTGATCGATCTGGGGCACCGCCGGCTCGGGGTCATCGCCGGGATGCCCTACGCGCGTAGCCTGGCCAACCGGGTTCGCGGGTTTCGCGATGCGGCCCGAGCACGTGGGGTCGACGTGGACGACGAATTGATCGTTCACTCGACCATCTACCCGTCCGCCGGGCGCGAGGCGGGCGCTCGGCTGCTGGCACTCCCCCATCCACCGACGGCGTTCTTCGCCGTCAACGACGCCGCCGCGATCGGGCTGATGGGACTCCTTCGGGAACGCGGTCGGACAGTCGGCGACGATGTCAGCGTCATCGGATTCAACGACGTCCCCGAGGCGGCCGAACTTCATGTGCCGTTGACTACAGTGCGTTCTCCCATGCGCGCGCTGGGGTCAGCGGCCGCAGCCGAGGTGCTGCGCATGGTGGAAGGGCAAACGGTGCACAGCCAAGTGTTGCCAACCGAGCTGATAAGGCGCGCCAGCACCGGACAGGCACCCGTGTCAGCCTGA
- a CDS encoding aminoglycoside phosphotransferase, with amino-acid sequence MTELPSNAVPAPTVLDAFGVKGTPVPLVGGQGRSVLVGGFVFKPAEGAEDEAEWAASLFGTLTPGSGFRVPLPLRAVGGRSVVDGWTASEFLIGEPGPQEHWTGVLSAGRAFHAALRQVPRPDFLDRHTHPWAVADRVAWNEQDIDVIQDLAAPFSALLELRRPVKQDAAQLIHGDLTGNVLFGAGEVPAVIDFSPYWRPPVFAEAIVVADGLLWFDLLSDLLTGGRDHPDWQQMLIRALIFRLVAHSESVGPLGRAQPGEPERYARATDVVVRTLASLRG; translated from the coding sequence GTGACTGAGCTGCCGAGCAACGCCGTTCCCGCCCCTACCGTCCTCGATGCCTTCGGTGTGAAGGGCACTCCTGTCCCGCTGGTTGGCGGGCAAGGACGAAGCGTTCTCGTCGGTGGGTTTGTGTTCAAGCCTGCGGAGGGAGCTGAGGACGAGGCCGAGTGGGCTGCTTCCCTGTTCGGGACGCTGACACCGGGCAGTGGATTCCGCGTCCCGTTGCCGCTCCGGGCTGTCGGCGGGCGGAGCGTCGTGGACGGCTGGACGGCCAGCGAGTTCCTGATCGGCGAGCCTGGTCCGCAGGAACACTGGACTGGTGTGCTCAGCGCCGGCCGTGCCTTCCATGCCGCCCTGCGACAGGTGCCCCGGCCCGACTTCCTTGATCGGCATACCCACCCCTGGGCCGTGGCCGACCGCGTCGCGTGGAACGAACAGGACATCGACGTGATCCAGGACCTCGCCGCGCCGTTCTCGGCTCTGCTGGAGTTAAGGCGCCCGGTGAAGCAGGACGCAGCTCAGCTCATCCACGGCGATCTCACCGGCAATGTGCTCTTCGGTGCGGGCGAAGTGCCTGCTGTGATCGACTTTTCGCCGTATTGGCGACCTCCGGTGTTCGCCGAGGCCATCGTGGTCGCAGATGGTCTGCTGTGGTTCGATCTTCTGTCCGACCTGCTGACGGGTGGCCGCGATCATCCTGACTGGCAGCAGATGCTGATTCGCGCACTGATCTTCAGGCTCGTCGCACACAGCGAGAGCGTAGGACCGTTGGGGCGGGCTCAGCCTGGTGAGCCAGAGCGGTATGCAAGGGCAACCGACGTTGTGGTAAGGACGTTGGCATCGCTTCGGGGTTAG
- a CDS encoding ATP-binding protein, whose translation MQLEIRPDPAEVGRARRWARSRLAGSGIEVDEPLAETLILLVSELVTNAVVHTGRPAVLRLSLPGAVTGPTGEGLTAGERAVGERAVGEAVATVRLEVLDACTRPPRPRCADRDETNGRGLALVDGLADRWGWSAEGAGKRIWCEVDRCSARAAGAMTYDAALAAYGDLAYEVV comes from the coding sequence GTGCAGCTGGAAATCCGGCCCGACCCAGCAGAGGTGGGGCGAGCCCGGAGATGGGCTCGTTCGCGCCTCGCCGGGTCCGGGATAGAGGTCGATGAGCCACTTGCCGAGACGTTGATCCTGCTTGTCTCCGAACTGGTCACCAACGCCGTGGTGCACACCGGCCGTCCGGCCGTGCTGCGTCTGTCGCTGCCGGGTGCGGTGACCGGGCCGACGGGCGAGGGGCTGACCGCCGGGGAGCGGGCCGTAGGGGAGCGGGCCGTGGGGGAGGCCGTCGCCACCGTCCGCCTGGAGGTGCTCGACGCCTGCACCCGTCCGCCGCGCCCCCGCTGCGCGGACCGCGACGAGACCAACGGCCGCGGCCTGGCGCTCGTCGACGGCCTCGCGGATCGCTGGGGCTGGAGCGCGGAGGGTGCGGGCAAGCGCATCTGGTGCGAGGTGGACCGCTGTTCGGCGAGGGCGGCGGGCGCCATGACGTACGACGCGGCGCTGGCGGCGTACGGGGACTTGGCGTACGAGGTGGTCTGA
- a CDS encoding alcohol dehydrogenase catalytic domain-containing protein, whose translation MRGVIFDGKQTQVVDDLEIREPGPGEVLVAISAAGLCHSDLSVVDGTIPFPVPVVLGHEGAGVVEAVGVGVTHVEPGDHVSLSTLANCGTCAECDRGRPTMCRKAIGMPQRPFTRAGQSLYQFASNSAFAERTLVKAVQAVRIPKDIPMASAALIGCGVLTGVGAVLNRARVDRGESVVVIGTGGIGLNVIQGARLAGALTVVAVDSNPAKEGVARRFGATHFLSSTEGVREILPTGADHAFECVGRVELVRQAIDLLDRHGQAVLLGVPPAAAEASFLVSSMYLDKSILGCRYGAARPQRDIALYAQLYREGRLLLDELVTETYPVEDFEKAAADASAGRVARAVLTF comes from the coding sequence ATGCGGGGTGTGATCTTCGATGGGAAGCAGACCCAGGTGGTCGACGACCTGGAGATACGGGAGCCGGGGCCGGGAGAGGTGCTGGTCGCGATCTCGGCGGCGGGGCTGTGCCACAGCGATCTCTCTGTGGTGGACGGGACCATACCTTTCCCCGTACCTGTGGTGCTCGGTCATGAGGGTGCGGGTGTCGTGGAGGCGGTGGGTGTGGGCGTCACCCATGTCGAGCCCGGAGACCATGTCTCCCTGTCCACACTCGCGAACTGCGGGACGTGCGCGGAGTGCGACCGGGGGCGGCCCACCATGTGCCGCAAGGCCATCGGGATGCCGCAGCGGCCGTTCACGCGGGCGGGGCAGTCGTTGTACCAGTTCGCGTCCAACTCCGCCTTCGCGGAACGGACGCTGGTGAAGGCCGTGCAGGCGGTACGGATTCCGAAGGACATTCCGATGGCGTCCGCCGCGTTGATCGGGTGCGGGGTGCTCACCGGGGTCGGGGCCGTGCTGAACCGGGCGCGGGTCGATCGCGGGGAGAGTGTCGTCGTGATCGGTACGGGTGGGATCGGCCTCAACGTGATTCAGGGGGCGCGGCTCGCCGGGGCGCTGACGGTGGTGGCGGTGGACTCGAATCCGGCGAAGGAGGGGGTGGCGCGGCGGTTCGGGGCGACGCACTTTCTGTCTTCGACGGAGGGGGTGCGGGAGATTCTGCCCACGGGGGCGGACCATGCCTTCGAGTGTGTGGGGAGGGTGGAACTGGTGCGGCAGGCCATCGACTTGCTCGACCGTCACGGGCAGGCGGTTCTGCTCGGTGTTCCGCCGGCTGCGGCCGAGGCGTCCTTTCTTGTCTCGTCGATGTATCTGGACAAGTCGATTCTGGGGTGCCGGTATGGGGCGGCTCGGCCGCAGCGGGATATCGCGCTGTATGCGCAGCTGTATCGGGAGGGGCGGTTGTTGCTGGACGAGTTGGTGACGGAGACGTATCCGGTGGAGGACTTTGAGAAGGCTGCCGCCGATGCGTCGGCCGGGCGGGTCGCCCGGGCTGTCCTGACGTTCTGA
- a CDS encoding acyl-CoA dehydrogenase family protein, translating to MDFGFTLEDAAFRAEARAWLAEHVAGAGAGAGERGAWERTLGAAGWIGLGWGEGGYGNRLAGLSQQVVWAEEYARSRAPARTGHIGENLLAPTLIAHGSDEQKSRFLPPIAAGDELWCQGYSEPGAGSDLAGVRTAAVRDGDAGGYRVTGQKIWTSLAHEADWCFVLARTEAGSRRHRGLSFLLVPMDQPGRIEVRPIRQMTGTSEFNEVFFDGAHARVEHVVGGEGNGWQVAMSLLGFERGVSTLAQQIGFAQELGRVVEAAVSTGAVDDPVVRDCLVRQWAELRVMRWNALRTLGSSGGQGQGQSLGAPSVAKLLWGRWHQRLGELAMRVRGTAGAVGPVEWSASAPYELDALQHLFLFSRADTIYGGSDEVQRTIIAERVLGLPREPKG from the coding sequence TTGGATTTCGGGTTCACGTTGGAGGATGCGGCGTTTCGGGCCGAGGCGCGTGCCTGGCTGGCCGAGCACGTAGCCGGAGCCGGAGCCGGAGCCGGGGAACGCGGGGCGTGGGAACGGACGTTGGGTGCGGCCGGGTGGATCGGGCTCGGGTGGGGCGAGGGTGGGTATGGGAATCGGCTCGCCGGGCTCAGTCAGCAGGTTGTCTGGGCCGAGGAGTATGCGCGGTCCCGGGCTCCCGCCCGTACCGGGCACATCGGGGAGAACCTGCTTGCCCCCACCCTCATCGCCCACGGCAGCGACGAGCAGAAGTCCCGTTTCCTGCCGCCGATAGCTGCCGGGGACGAGCTCTGGTGTCAGGGGTACAGCGAGCCGGGTGCGGGGTCCGACCTCGCGGGTGTCCGTACGGCGGCCGTACGGGACGGCGACGCGGGCGGGTACCGGGTCACCGGGCAGAAGATCTGGACCTCGCTCGCGCACGAGGCGGACTGGTGCTTCGTGTTGGCCCGTACGGAGGCGGGGTCGCGGCGGCATCGCGGGCTGAGTTTTCTGCTCGTACCGATGGACCAGCCGGGGCGGATCGAGGTGCGGCCGATTCGCCAGATGACGGGGACGAGCGAGTTCAACGAGGTCTTCTTCGACGGGGCGCACGCGCGCGTGGAGCACGTCGTCGGGGGCGAGGGCAACGGGTGGCAGGTCGCGATGAGCCTGCTCGGCTTCGAGCGGGGTGTGTCCACGCTCGCCCAGCAGATCGGCTTCGCCCAGGAGTTGGGGCGGGTGGTGGAGGCGGCCGTGTCGACGGGTGCGGTGGACGATCCGGTCGTACGGGACTGTCTCGTGCGGCAGTGGGCCGAGTTGCGGGTCATGCGGTGGAACGCTCTGCGGACGCTGGGGAGTTCGGGGGGCCAGGGCCAGGGGCAGAGCCTGGGTGCTCCCAGTGTGGCCAAGTTGTTGTGGGGGCGGTGGCATCAGCGGCTCGGGGAGCTGGCGATGCGGGTGCGGGGAACGGCGGGGGCGGTGGGGCCGGTGGAGTGGTCGGCTTCGGCGCCCTACGAACTGGACGCGTTGCAGCACCTGTTCCTGTTCAGCCGGGCCGACACGATCTACGGCGGTTCGGACGAGGTCCAGCGCACGATCATCGCCGAGCGGGTGCTCGGCCTTCCCAGGGAACCGAAGGGTTGA
- a CDS encoding MFS transporter, with amino-acid sequence MRGHVRVRFLDTRPLCSSQPFRDLWIGTSVSQLGGQIANVAVLAQVWDLTGSPVGTGAIGLATGLPMVLFGLLGGTLADTVDRRAVVRSTTAGQLLAAAGLCAQALADNRNVLLLFALVAMGTSCSALGAPARRTFPVRLLPGDQVAAGLALTNVSFQAAMLAGPAMAGLIIARWDFPAAYATQAVALAVSMLAVIRLPAMRPEGADAVGGRRRPERGGWRIVLRRPTLWGSMATDLSATLLAMPIALFPLVNEIRFGGNPQTLGLFLSAVAVGGITAGLLSGTVTRWRRGGLVQLSAAGVWGLALACFGLAGPLWLALGCLAVAGAADTVSVVTRSALVQLETPDAYRGRVSSVEHVIGVAGPELGNFRGGLLASATSASFSLVFGGLSAILTIAAVAATNAPLRAYRTPPAAAKPTVPAVADAAATAG; translated from the coding sequence ATGAGGGGGCATGTCCGTGTCCGGTTTCTCGACACCCGCCCGCTGTGTAGCAGTCAGCCGTTTCGCGACCTGTGGATCGGTACCTCGGTCTCTCAACTCGGCGGACAGATAGCCAATGTGGCGGTGCTGGCCCAGGTCTGGGACCTGACCGGCAGCCCAGTGGGCACCGGCGCCATCGGGCTCGCCACTGGCCTGCCGATGGTGCTGTTCGGGCTGCTTGGCGGCACGTTGGCCGATACCGTTGACCGCCGTGCGGTGGTGCGATCCACCACCGCAGGCCAACTGCTGGCCGCCGCAGGGCTGTGTGCCCAGGCCCTGGCGGACAACCGCAACGTGTTGCTGCTGTTCGCCCTGGTAGCCATGGGGACGAGCTGCAGCGCTCTCGGAGCTCCTGCCCGGCGCACCTTCCCGGTCCGGCTTTTGCCGGGCGACCAGGTCGCGGCCGGTCTTGCGCTGACCAACGTCTCCTTCCAGGCAGCGATGCTGGCCGGGCCCGCGATGGCCGGGCTGATCATCGCCCGCTGGGATTTCCCTGCCGCATACGCAACCCAGGCCGTGGCCCTGGCAGTCTCGATGCTCGCGGTGATCCGCCTGCCTGCCATGCGGCCCGAAGGCGCCGACGCGGTAGGCGGCAGGCGCCGGCCGGAGCGTGGCGGGTGGCGTATCGTGCTGCGCCGCCCGACGCTGTGGGGCTCGATGGCCACCGACCTGTCCGCAACGCTGCTCGCCATGCCCATCGCACTCTTCCCGCTGGTCAACGAGATCCGCTTCGGGGGAAACCCGCAGACCCTCGGCCTGTTCCTCTCGGCCGTCGCGGTCGGGGGGATCACGGCCGGTCTGCTCTCCGGTACGGTGACGCGCTGGCGCCGTGGCGGCCTGGTCCAGCTGTCCGCAGCCGGTGTCTGGGGCCTGGCGCTGGCCTGTTTCGGTCTGGCGGGGCCGTTGTGGCTGGCGCTCGGATGCCTGGCCGTGGCGGGCGCTGCCGACACCGTGTCTGTCGTCACCCGCAGTGCCCTGGTCCAATTGGAGACCCCGGACGCGTACCGGGGGCGGGTCTCCTCGGTAGAACACGTCATCGGTGTCGCGGGCCCCGAACTCGGCAACTTCCGTGGTGGCCTGTTGGCGTCGGCCACCTCCGCCTCCTTCTCCCTGGTCTTCGGCGGACTGTCCGCCATCCTGACGATCGCCGCCGTGGCCGCGACCAACGCGCCCCTTCGCGCCTACCGCACGCCGCCTGCTGCCGCGAAGCCGACCGTCCCTGCGGTCGCCGACGCGGCGGCGACCGCTGGTTAG
- a CDS encoding NUDIX hydrolase: MSELVEHVDEHDRVLGVVERDEAVRENWPHRIAATICRDREGRILVLRRSEVLSRFPGHYDVMVGGAVDVGESYEEAAARELSEELGVRVPVRFMFKFLCREGISPVWIGVHEAVVTEPLVPDPGEIAWQGWLAMAELCKVIDRWLFVPGGREALRRFLEPGCGS, encoded by the coding sequence GTGAGCGAACTGGTTGAGCATGTCGATGAGCATGACCGCGTGTTGGGGGTCGTCGAGCGAGACGAGGCGGTGCGCGAGAACTGGCCGCATCGCATTGCAGCGACGATCTGCCGTGATCGCGAGGGGCGGATCTTGGTCCTGCGGCGGTCCGAGGTGCTGTCCCGGTTCCCGGGCCACTACGACGTGATGGTCGGCGGCGCCGTGGACGTGGGCGAGTCGTATGAGGAAGCGGCGGCCCGGGAACTGTCCGAAGAGCTGGGCGTTCGTGTGCCGGTGCGCTTCATGTTCAAGTTCCTCTGCCGGGAGGGGATCAGCCCCGTATGGATTGGGGTGCATGAGGCTGTCGTGACGGAACCCCTGGTCCCGGACCCAGGCGAGATCGCCTGGCAGGGCTGGCTGGCCATGGCCGAATTGTGCAAGGTCATCGATCGATGGCTCTTCGTTCCAGGAGGACGGGAAGCTCTGCGACGATTTCTGGAGCCCGGATGCGGCAGCTGA
- a CDS encoding MarR family winged helix-turn-helix transcriptional regulator — translation MTPSDPTARPDPWHSLHELLAAMDAEIEQVYVERGIEGVRPRFAYPLIRLAHTGPLTIRELAKSLDRSHSAISQTIAAMRKEDLVTSEPGPDARTRRIDLTERGRSLVPFLEAEWRATHETVAELDSEVPYAMTTVVEEVRRALEHRSMRQRVLHHLVEPPR, via the coding sequence GTGACACCATCGGATCCCACAGCCCGACCCGATCCCTGGCACTCCCTGCACGAGCTTCTGGCAGCCATGGACGCCGAGATCGAGCAGGTCTACGTCGAGCGGGGCATCGAGGGGGTGCGGCCGCGGTTCGCCTATCCGCTGATCCGGCTCGCCCACACCGGGCCACTGACCATTCGCGAGCTTGCGAAGTCCCTGGACCGCTCGCACTCCGCGATCAGCCAGACCATCGCCGCCATGCGCAAGGAGGATCTGGTCACCTCCGAGCCGGGCCCTGACGCCCGCACCCGGCGGATCGACCTGACTGAGCGCGGCCGGTCGCTGGTGCCGTTCCTGGAGGCGGAGTGGCGCGCTACCCACGAGACCGTCGCCGAGCTGGACAGCGAGGTCCCGTACGCGATGACCACCGTTGTCGAGGAGGTGCGGCGGGCGCTGGAACACCGGTCGATGCGGCAGCGGGTCCTCCATCACCTTGTCGAGCCACCGCGATGA
- a CDS encoding cyclase family protein: MSMPAEFHEIAKRVNNWGRWGADDEIGTLNLITDEVMREAAATVRTGRRVPLALPLREDGVQTGMMPGRINPLHAMVQINQELFGPGTVACSDDAVTMGLQAATHWDALTHVSHSGKIYNGRPAGTVTAHGGAEFSGIDKPRHIVSRGVLLDVARALGKDRLDGGHAVTPEDLEAAEEMSGTRVRSGDIVLVRTGQIQLYLAGDKHAYAFPSPGLSVRTPEWFHARDVAAVANDTLTFEIFPPEIEDLWLPVHALDLVDMGMLQGQNWNLEDLSTACGQVGRHAFLLSAMPEPFVGATGTPVAPVAIL, translated from the coding sequence ATGTCGATGCCGGCCGAGTTCCACGAGATCGCCAAGCGCGTGAACAACTGGGGCCGTTGGGGGGCCGACGACGAGATCGGCACGCTGAACCTGATCACCGACGAGGTCATGCGCGAAGCCGCGGCGACGGTACGTACGGGCCGCCGCGTTCCGCTCGCGCTGCCGCTCCGGGAGGACGGTGTGCAGACCGGGATGATGCCGGGCCGGATCAACCCGCTGCACGCGATGGTGCAGATCAACCAGGAGCTGTTCGGGCCCGGCACGGTCGCGTGCAGCGATGACGCCGTGACGATGGGCCTCCAGGCGGCCACCCACTGGGACGCGCTGACCCATGTCTCGCACTCGGGAAAGATCTACAACGGCCGCCCGGCCGGCACCGTCACGGCCCACGGCGGCGCCGAGTTCAGCGGCATCGACAAGCCCCGCCACATCGTCTCGCGCGGCGTCCTCCTCGACGTGGCCCGCGCGCTCGGCAAGGACCGCCTCGACGGCGGACACGCGGTGACCCCGGAAGACCTCGAAGCGGCCGAGGAGATGAGCGGCACGAGGGTCCGCTCGGGCGACATCGTCCTCGTACGCACCGGCCAGATCCAGCTCTATCTGGCGGGCGACAAGCACGCGTACGCGTTCCCGTCGCCCGGCCTGTCCGTCCGCACCCCGGAGTGGTTCCACGCGCGCGATGTGGCCGCCGTCGCGAACGACACCCTCACCTTTGAGATATTTCCGCCGGAAATAGAGGACTTGTGGCTTCCCGTGCACGCCCTCGATCTGGTCGACATGGGCATGCTCCAGGGCCAGAACTGGAATCTCGAAGACTTGTCCACAGCCTGTGGACAAGTCGGCCGCCATGCGTTCCTACTGTCGGCGATGCCCGAACCGTTCGTCGGCGCCACGGGGACGCCGGTGGCACCGGTCGCGATCCTCTGA
- a CDS encoding acyl-CoA dehydrogenase family protein — protein sequence MDFQLTDDQRALRAGVRELLVRRFGRERLRAAVDAPDAPNLDRALWRELGEAGFFALRLPESAGGVGLGLPEAVLAFEEAGRALLTGPLVATHLAAGEVPGAATGETVVAAVDGTLVEWLDAADVVRGDVTGAVPMRSADPLTPLHRVPRAAPPDPVAALLTAAEQLGSAARTCELAVQHARTREQFGQPIGAFQAVKHLCSEMLVRVEVARGAVYAAAVTADPLDIAAAGLLADEAAERGARDCLQVHGGMGFTWESDVHLHLKRAWLRARRGQSAAEAEEALAEDLQSAAPGPRT from the coding sequence ATGGATTTCCAACTCACTGATGATCAACGGGCATTGCGGGCGGGGGTACGCGAACTGCTGGTCCGGCGCTTCGGACGGGAGCGGCTGCGGGCCGCCGTGGACGCCCCGGACGCCCCGAACCTCGACCGTGCGCTCTGGCGGGAGTTGGGCGAGGCGGGCTTCTTCGCGCTGCGGCTGCCCGAGTCGGCGGGCGGGGTCGGACTGGGGCTCCCGGAGGCGGTGCTGGCCTTCGAGGAGGCCGGCCGGGCGCTGCTGACCGGACCGCTCGTGGCCACGCACCTCGCGGCCGGCGAGGTACCCGGTGCCGCCACCGGAGAGACCGTCGTCGCGGCCGTCGACGGCACACTCGTCGAATGGCTGGACGCCGCCGACGTCGTACGCGGAGACGTGACCGGAGCCGTCCCGATGCGCTCGGCGGACCCGCTGACACCGCTGCACCGGGTGCCCCGCGCCGCGCCGCCCGACCCGGTGGCCGCGCTGCTGACCGCCGCCGAGCAGTTGGGCTCCGCCGCCCGCACCTGCGAACTGGCCGTGCAACACGCCCGGACCCGTGAGCAGTTCGGGCAGCCGATCGGGGCCTTCCAGGCGGTGAAACACCTGTGCTCCGAGATGCTGGTGCGCGTGGAGGTGGCGCGTGGCGCGGTGTACGCGGCCGCCGTCACGGCCGATCCGCTCGACATCGCGGCGGCCGGGCTGCTGGCCGACGAGGCCGCCGAGCGCGGCGCCCGCGACTGCCTCCAGGTGCACGGCGGGATGGGATTCACGTGGGAGTCCGACGTGCACCTTCACCTCAAACGTGCCTGGTTGCGGGCGCGTCGCGGGCAGAGCGCGGCCGAGGCGGAGGAGGCGCTCGCCGAGGATCTGCAATCCGCCGCGCCGGGGCCCCGGACATGA